One segment of Candidatus Aminicenantes bacterium DNA contains the following:
- a CDS encoding asparagine synthase C-terminal domain-containing protein, whose product TFSIGFEEKSYSELPYSRLVAETFKTDHCEKILSADIRDLVLQLAACLDEPLGDFSNFPTYLVARNAREKVTVALSGDGGDEIFGGYEHYLAQKLARFIDAPPLRPLRTLIGKSMRLVPPSALKKGLINRSKRFAEGLGNAAVNRHFRWMLFLTALQKSRLYTSAFQKESFFLELSEREPFASFFKRSSKFSGINQDLYLDLKTYLADDIMVKVDRMTMAASLEARAPLLDYKLVEFAFSLPADWKVRNGTGKWFFKKAMEGILDRKILYRQKQGFSIPIKNWLKNELRELMLETLSEGRINAMGLFNARTVQTMIQEHLQNRENHSHRLWALMQFHLWYDHYGKG is encoded by the coding sequence ACGTTTTCCATCGGTTTCGAGGAAAAATCGTACAGCGAACTGCCGTATTCGCGCCTGGTCGCCGAAACCTTCAAGACCGACCACTGCGAAAAAATACTGAGCGCCGATATCCGCGACCTCGTCCTGCAACTGGCCGCCTGCCTGGATGAACCCCTCGGGGATTTTTCAAATTTCCCCACCTACCTGGTCGCCCGCAACGCGCGGGAAAAGGTTACCGTCGCCCTGTCGGGCGATGGCGGCGACGAAATTTTCGGCGGCTATGAGCACTACCTGGCCCAGAAGCTGGCGCGCTTCATCGACGCTCCCCCCTTGCGCCCGCTGCGGACGCTGATCGGAAAATCAATGCGCCTCGTCCCCCCCTCGGCATTGAAAAAGGGGCTGATCAACCGCAGCAAGCGCTTCGCCGAGGGCCTGGGCAACGCGGCCGTCAACCGCCATTTCCGCTGGATGCTCTTCCTGACCGCGCTGCAGAAATCACGCCTCTACACCTCCGCCTTCCAGAAAGAATCCTTCTTTCTTGAGCTGAGCGAGCGCGAGCCATTCGCGTCTTTTTTCAAACGCAGCTCGAAATTTTCGGGGATCAACCAGGACCTCTACCTGGATCTGAAGACCTACCTGGCCGACGACATCATGGTCAAGGTCGACCGCATGACCATGGCCGCTTCGCTGGAGGCGCGCGCCCCCTTGCTCGATTACAAGCTGGTCGAATTCGCGTTTTCCCTGCCGGCGGACTGGAAGGTCAGGAACGGCACGGGCAAGTGGTTCTTCAAGAAAGCCATGGAAGGCATTCTCGACCGCAAAATCCTTTACCGCCAGAAACAGGGTTTTTCCATCCCCATCAAAAACTGGCTGAAAAACGAATTGCGGGAGTTGATGCTGGAAACCCTGTCTGAAGGGCGGATCAACGCCATGGGCTTGTTCAATGCCCGCACCGTGCAGACCATGATCCAGGAGCACCTGCAGAACCGCGAAAACCACTCGCACCGGCTTTGGGCGCTGATGCAGTTTCATCTCTGGTACGACCATTACGGCAAGGGATGA
- a CDS encoding TSUP family transporter: protein MLHTFLIVLPAVFLAGVVDSIAGGGGLLSVPAYMAAGLPPHAVLGSNKFSSSFGTFFATLRYHQHGLIDVGVAMLSALFALAGSFLGARTVLLIHPEFLRYLLVVLIPVIAAFTLFNPSLGQHNHSHRQSRGRKYSLAAAAATLIGFYDGFFGPGTGTFLILFFTAILKYDFVTATANAKVVNLASNIAAVTAFIIGGKVIYTIAVPAAAAGIAGNLLGARLVIKKGGNIIRPIFILALILLLAKIVFDLLRGS, encoded by the coding sequence ATGCTGCACACGTTCCTGATCGTTCTGCCGGCCGTTTTTCTGGCCGGCGTGGTCGATTCGATCGCCGGCGGCGGCGGGCTGCTTTCGGTTCCCGCCTACATGGCCGCCGGGCTGCCGCCGCATGCCGTGCTGGGCAGCAACAAATTCTCATCCAGTTTTGGCACTTTTTTCGCCACCCTGCGCTATCACCAGCACGGGCTGATCGACGTCGGCGTGGCCATGCTCAGCGCGCTGTTCGCCCTGGCCGGTTCTTTCCTGGGCGCCCGCACCGTTCTGCTGATCCATCCCGAATTCCTGCGCTACCTGCTGGTCGTCCTCATTCCGGTCATCGCCGCCTTCACCCTGTTTAATCCATCCCTCGGCCAGCACAATCATTCCCACCGCCAAAGCCGCGGACGCAAATACTCCCTCGCCGCCGCCGCAGCAACCCTGATCGGTTTTTACGACGGTTTTTTCGGCCCCGGCACCGGCACCTTCCTGATCTTGTTTTTTACGGCGATACTGAAATACGATTTTGTCACCGCCACCGCCAACGCCAAAGTCGTCAACCTGGCCTCCAATATCGCGGCCGTGACCGCGTTCATCATCGGCGGCAAAGTTATCTACACTATCGCCGTTCCCGCCGCTGCCGCCGGCATTGCCGGCAATCTGCTCGGCGCCAGGCTGGTCATCAAGAAGGGCGGCAACATCATCCGGCCGATATTCATCCTGGCCCTGATCCTGTTATTGGCTAAGATCGTCTTTGACCTGCTGCGCGGAAGCTAA